The following proteins come from a genomic window of Halomarina ordinaria:
- the moaA gene encoding GTP 3',8-cyclase MoaA — MLVDGFGREVTGVRISLTDRCNFDCIYCHNEGLGDTRGPMDAADNEMSTDDVVRFLEVCEEFDVEKAKFTGGEPMLRDDLEEIIARTPDSIETSLTTNGTFLPGRAEALADAGLDRVNVSQDALDPAAFREVTKSGAYDDVIEGVLAAVDAGLTPVKLNMVVFEATAGYVPEMVEHVAENDGLQLQLIEYMPELAGRPDWAVDIERVHGWLAEQADRVDHREMHDRRRYWIDGGMVEVVDPVGNEDFCANCHRVRVTHEGYLKGCLNRNDDLVPMGEMTRDEIREAFVDVVDSRVPYYGEYLVRDGDDWVVNDEYIGAPVSYSD, encoded by the coding sequence ATGCTCGTAGACGGGTTCGGCCGCGAGGTGACGGGGGTTCGCATCTCGTTGACGGACCGCTGTAACTTCGACTGTATCTACTGTCACAACGAGGGGCTCGGCGACACGCGCGGGCCGATGGACGCGGCGGACAACGAGATGAGCACCGACGACGTCGTGCGCTTCCTCGAGGTGTGCGAGGAGTTCGACGTCGAGAAGGCGAAGTTCACCGGCGGGGAACCGATGCTCCGCGACGACCTGGAGGAGATCATCGCCCGGACGCCCGACTCCATCGAGACGTCGCTCACGACGAACGGGACGTTCCTCCCCGGTCGCGCCGAGGCGCTCGCCGACGCCGGCCTCGACCGGGTGAACGTCTCGCAGGACGCCCTCGACCCGGCGGCGTTCCGCGAGGTGACGAAGAGCGGCGCGTACGACGACGTCATCGAGGGGGTGCTCGCGGCGGTCGACGCCGGGCTGACGCCGGTGAAGCTCAACATGGTCGTCTTCGAGGCGACGGCGGGGTACGTCCCCGAGATGGTCGAGCACGTCGCGGAGAACGACGGCCTCCAGCTCCAGCTCATCGAGTACATGCCGGAACTCGCCGGCCGGCCCGACTGGGCCGTCGACATCGAGCGCGTCCACGGCTGGCTGGCCGAACAGGCCGACCGGGTCGACCACCGCGAGATGCACGACCGACGACGGTACTGGATCGACGGCGGGATGGTCGAGGTGGTCGACCCCGTCGGCAACGAGGACTTCTGCGCGAACTGCCACCGCGTGCGCGTGACCCACGAAGGGTACCTGAAGGGGTGTCTCAACCGCAACGACGACCTCGTCCCGATGGGCGAGATGACGCGCGACGAGATCCGCGAGGCGTTCGTCGACGTGGTCGACAGCCGCGTCCCCTACTACGGCGAGTACCTCGTCCGGGACGGCGACGACTGGGTCGTCAACGACGAGTACATCGGCGCCCCCGTCTCCTACTCCGACTGA
- a CDS encoding tyrosine--tRNA ligase gives MDTGERRELVSRYTEEVVTDEELEAVLAADDPSAYIGYAPTGEMHIGHFTTIRKLADFLRAGVDVTVLVADLHAHLDDEKSPFDLLDARTEYYQEAIEAMIDAAGADGERIEFVRGRDFELEEPYTLDLYRMLADTTVSRATRAGSEVVRQSENPKLGGLVYTLMQSLDVAALDADIAYGGIDQRGIYMLAREVLPDYGYDKPVCVFAPLLSGLTGGKMSASDAGSKINLTDDAETIDEKLQEAYCPAGDVEDNGVLEYVRYLVFPVFEERGESFVVERPEKFGGDLVYDSYDDLEADFVREELHPLDLKNATAAAIDDVVAPVREHLLADPDLLDAAYPDREE, from the coding sequence ATGGACACGGGCGAGCGGCGGGAGCTTGTCTCTCGCTACACCGAGGAGGTCGTCACGGACGAGGAACTGGAGGCGGTACTCGCCGCGGACGACCCCAGCGCGTACATCGGCTACGCGCCGACCGGGGAGATGCACATCGGTCACTTCACGACCATCCGGAAGCTGGCGGACTTCCTCCGGGCGGGCGTCGACGTGACGGTCCTCGTGGCGGACCTGCACGCTCACCTCGACGACGAGAAGAGCCCGTTCGACCTCCTGGACGCGCGGACGGAGTACTACCAGGAGGCCATCGAGGCGATGATAGACGCGGCGGGTGCCGACGGCGAGCGCATCGAGTTCGTCCGCGGACGGGACTTCGAACTCGAGGAGCCGTACACCCTCGACCTCTACCGGATGCTGGCCGACACGACGGTCAGTCGCGCCACGCGCGCCGGGAGCGAGGTGGTCCGCCAGTCGGAGAACCCGAAACTCGGCGGCCTCGTCTACACGCTCATGCAGAGCCTCGACGTCGCGGCGCTCGACGCCGACATCGCCTACGGCGGCATCGACCAGCGCGGTATCTACATGCTCGCCCGCGAGGTGCTCCCGGACTACGGCTACGACAAGCCGGTCTGCGTCTTCGCTCCCCTCCTGTCCGGGCTCACCGGCGGGAAGATGAGCGCCTCCGACGCCGGGTCGAAGATCAACCTGACCGACGACGCCGAGACCATCGACGAGAAACTCCAGGAGGCGTACTGTCCGGCCGGCGACGTCGAGGACAACGGCGTCCTCGAGTACGTCCGCTACCTCGTCTTCCCGGTCTTCGAGGAGCGCGGGGAGTCGTTCGTCGTCGAGCGTCCCGAGAAGTTCGGTGGGGACCTCGTCTACGACTCCTACGACGACCTCGAAGCCGATTTCGTGCGCGAGGAACTCCACCCCCTCGACCTCAAGAACGCTACAGCGGCCGCCATCGACGACGTCGTGGCGCCCGTCCGCGAGCACCTCCTCGCCGACCCCGACCTCCTCGACGCCGCGTACCCCGACCGCGAGGAGTGA
- a CDS encoding 50S ribosomal protein L18e encodes MNKTNPRLRSLIADCKVAARSGAAVWGDVAERLEKPRRTHAEVNLGRIERYAREDETVIVPGKVLGSGALRKEVTIAAVDFSGTARTKISQVGEAIDLEQALEQNPEGSNVRVIR; translated from the coding sequence ATGAACAAGACGAACCCGAGACTCCGGAGTCTCATCGCCGACTGTAAGGTCGCCGCGCGCAGCGGGGCGGCCGTCTGGGGCGATGTCGCCGAACGGCTGGAGAAGCCCCGGCGCACGCACGCGGAGGTCAACCTCGGGCGTATCGAGCGGTACGCCAGGGAAGACGAGACCGTAATCGTGCCCGGGAAGGTCCTCGGCAGTGGGGCGCTCCGCAAGGAGGTCACCATCGCCGCGGTGGACTTCTCCGGGACGGCCCGCACCAAGATCAGTCAGGTCGGTGAGGCTATCGACCTCGAACAGGCACTCGAACAGAACCCCGAAGGCTCGAACGTCCGGGTGATTCGATGA
- a CDS encoding 30S ribosomal protein S4, which yields MALGQNTKLYETPNHPFQGERIAEEAGLVGRYGLKNKEELWRSQSELRDYRREARSLLGQTQGDEEAAVEEAGEFLQSLQRKGILGGEDALDDVLSLDITDVLERRLQTVVYRKGLASTPKQARQFIGHGHVTVDGQRVTTPSYTVLVEQEDSIDFDETSPLGDDLHPARAEDQE from the coding sequence ATGGCACTCGGACAGAACACCAAACTCTACGAGACGCCGAACCACCCGTTCCAGGGCGAGCGCATCGCCGAGGAGGCCGGACTCGTCGGCCGCTACGGCCTGAAGAACAAGGAGGAACTCTGGCGGAGCCAGTCGGAACTGCGCGACTACCGCCGCGAGGCCCGCAGCCTGCTCGGGCAGACCCAGGGCGACGAGGAGGCCGCCGTTGAGGAGGCGGGCGAGTTCCTGCAGAGCCTGCAGCGAAAGGGCATCCTCGGGGGCGAGGACGCCCTCGACGACGTCCTGAGCCTCGACATCACGGACGTGCTCGAACGCCGCCTCCAGACGGTCGTCTACCGCAAGGGGCTGGCGAGCACGCCGAAGCAGGCGCGCCAGTTCATCGGCCACGGGCACGTCACCGTCGACGGCCAGCGCGTCACGACGCCGTCGTACACGGTGCTCGTCGAGCAGGAGGACAGCATCGACTTCGACGAAACGAGCCCGCTGGGGGACGACCTGCATCCCGCCCGGGCGGAGGACCAGGAGTAA
- a CDS encoding DUF7471 family protein translates to MPGATLLPGHVVQAGDPVLFAVLVGGVVVSSLLVALGVSVWSRRRSAPYLLVALALGTLVAKGFVGLFAMADVFSMPAHHTVEHTLDLLMGTFLVGAIVFARRTRTAEDL, encoded by the coding sequence ATGCCGGGCGCTACGTTGCTCCCGGGCCACGTCGTCCAGGCGGGCGACCCGGTGCTGTTCGCCGTCCTCGTCGGGGGGGTCGTGGTCTCGTCACTGCTCGTCGCGCTGGGCGTCAGCGTGTGGAGCCGTCGCCGGTCGGCACCGTACCTGCTCGTTGCGCTCGCCCTCGGGACGCTCGTCGCGAAGGGGTTCGTCGGCCTCTTCGCGATGGCCGACGTGTTCTCGATGCCGGCACACCACACGGTCGAGCACACCCTGGACTTGCTCATGGGCACGTTCCTCGTCGGCGCGATCGTGTTCGCCCGTCGGACTCGAACCGCGGAGGACCTGTGA
- a CDS encoding 30S ribosomal protein S13 — protein MSTEQPEGEEDDDIRYFVRIGRTDLDGTKSVERALIEMNGIGRRTARLVCESAGVDRTATFGRLDDESIEGVVEAVESYAEEVPEWLANHQRGYFSGETTHEVGNDLSMTRRQDVNRMKMINSYKGVRHKRGQKVRGQRTKSTGRTEGTVGVNVEAIKEEEEAE, from the coding sequence ATGAGCACGGAACAACCTGAGGGCGAAGAGGATGACGACATCCGATACTTCGTCCGTATCGGACGAACAGACCTCGACGGCACGAAGTCCGTCGAGCGTGCGCTCATCGAGATGAACGGCATCGGCCGTCGCACCGCCCGCCTCGTCTGCGAGTCGGCCGGCGTCGACCGGACGGCGACGTTCGGGCGTCTCGACGACGAGAGCATCGAGGGCGTCGTCGAGGCCGTCGAGAGCTACGCCGAGGAGGTCCCCGAGTGGCTCGCCAACCACCAGCGCGGGTACTTCAGCGGCGAGACGACCCACGAGGTCGGCAACGACCTCTCGATGACCCGGCGCCAGGACGTCAACCGCATGAAAATGATCAACTCCTACAAGGGGGTCCGACACAAGCGCGGCCAGAAGGTCCGCGGACAGCGGACGAAGTCCACGGGGCGTACCGAGGGCACCGTCGGCGTGAACGTCGAGGCCATCAAGGAAGAGGAGGAGGCGGAGTAA
- a CDS encoding 30S ribosomal protein S11, with product MSSQPDGRWAIAHVHATFNNTIMTITDETGAETLAKSSGGSVVKQNRDEASPYAAMQMAERIAEDIQAQGITGVHVRVRGPGGNLQKNPGPGAQATIRALARAGLEIGRIEDVTPIPHDGTRPPKNSGF from the coding sequence ATGAGTTCGCAACCCGACGGGCGATGGGCCATCGCTCACGTACACGCAACGTTCAACAACACCATCATGACCATCACGGACGAGACGGGCGCGGAGACGCTCGCGAAGTCCTCGGGTGGGTCGGTGGTGAAGCAGAACCGCGACGAGGCGTCGCCGTACGCCGCCATGCAGATGGCCGAGCGCATCGCCGAGGACATCCAGGCGCAGGGTATCACCGGCGTCCACGTCCGCGTCCGCGGTCCCGGCGGCAACCTCCAGAAGAACCCCGGGCCGGGCGCGCAGGCGACCATCCGCGCGCTCGCGCGCGCCGGCCTCGAGATCGGTCGCATCGAGGACGTCACGCCCATCCCGCACGACGGGACGCGCCCGCCGAAGAACAGCGGGTTCTAA
- a CDS encoding DNA-directed RNA polymerase subunit D, which translates to MDDFDVEFIDRDDRNARFVVRGLTPAFANGIRRAMLADVPTMSIDTVRVVENSSVMFDEMIGLRLGLVPLTTPPGEFELGDEVTLALDVEGPATAYSGDLVSADDLVKPADENVPIIDLKEDQRLEVEALARLDSGKDHAKHQGGVAIGYRHLQTVEVVGDRDEFADDEPRIVRGVVEDDGELVPAESFDNDLRNRYPDEEVAVSDVPNAFVFHVETDGSMSVEDLVLAAVESLHDRADELEQAVQL; encoded by the coding sequence ATGGACGACTTCGACGTCGAGTTCATCGACCGAGACGACCGCAACGCGCGGTTCGTCGTCCGCGGGCTGACCCCCGCGTTCGCGAACGGCATCCGACGGGCCATGCTCGCCGACGTGCCGACGATGTCCATCGACACCGTTCGTGTCGTCGAGAACTCGTCGGTGATGTTCGACGAGATGATCGGCCTGCGCCTGGGGCTCGTCCCCCTCACCACGCCGCCGGGGGAGTTCGAACTCGGCGACGAGGTGACGCTGGCGCTCGACGTCGAGGGGCCGGCGACCGCCTACTCCGGCGACCTCGTCTCCGCGGACGACCTCGTCAAACCGGCCGACGAGAACGTCCCCATCATCGACCTGAAGGAGGACCAGCGCCTCGAAGTCGAGGCGCTCGCCCGCCTCGACAGCGGGAAGGACCACGCCAAACACCAGGGCGGCGTGGCCATCGGCTACCGCCACCTCCAGACGGTCGAGGTCGTCGGCGACCGCGACGAGTTCGCGGACGACGAACCCCGTATCGTGCGGGGGGTCGTCGAGGACGACGGCGAACTCGTGCCGGCGGAGTCGTTCGACAACGACCTCCGCAACCGGTACCCCGACGAGGAGGTCGCGGTCTCGGACGTGCCGAACGCCTTCGTGTTCCACGTCGAGACCGACGGCTCGATGAGCGTCGAGGACCTCGTGCTCGCGGCGGTGGAGTCGCTCCACGACCGCGCGGACGAACTCGAACAGGCGGTCCAGCTGTAG
- a CDS encoding Mrp/NBP35 family ATP-binding protein: MTREDVLDRLRSVEDPDLGGDIVSLGLVNDVTVDGDVVRVSLALGAPYSPTETTIANDVRDALADLDVDVALDADVDRGIDPDEQVLPGVKNVIAVASGKGGVGKSTVAVNLAAGLAEMGASVGLFDADVYGPNVPRMVSADEHPQATADDTLVPPEKYGVKLMSMAFLVGEDDPVIWRGPMVHQLITQLWDDVEWGSLDYMIVDLPPGTGDTQLTLLQTVPLAGAVVVTTPQGVAVDDARKALRMFGKHDTAVLGVLENMSSFTCPDCGSTHDIFGEGGGRAFAEEANMPFLGEVPLDPAVREGGDTGAPVVLDEDSDTGAAFRRFVRQTADNVGIVHRRRTSQTNQEHQQG; the protein is encoded by the coding sequence ATGACTCGAGAGGACGTCCTCGACCGGCTCCGGAGCGTCGAGGACCCCGACCTCGGCGGCGATATCGTCTCGCTGGGCCTGGTCAACGACGTGACCGTCGACGGCGACGTCGTCCGCGTCTCGCTGGCGCTCGGTGCCCCCTACTCGCCGACCGAGACCACCATCGCCAACGACGTGCGCGACGCGCTCGCCGACCTGGACGTCGACGTCGCCCTCGACGCCGACGTCGACCGCGGTATCGACCCCGACGAGCAGGTCCTCCCGGGCGTGAAGAACGTCATCGCCGTCGCCTCCGGGAAGGGGGGCGTCGGCAAGAGCACCGTCGCTGTGAACCTCGCCGCCGGGCTCGCGGAGATGGGCGCCAGCGTCGGCCTCTTCGACGCGGACGTCTACGGCCCGAACGTCCCCCGGATGGTCAGCGCCGACGAACACCCACAGGCGACGGCGGACGACACGCTCGTCCCGCCCGAGAAGTACGGCGTGAAGCTGATGAGCATGGCCTTCCTCGTCGGCGAGGACGACCCCGTCATCTGGCGGGGCCCGATGGTCCACCAGCTCATCACCCAGCTGTGGGACGACGTCGAGTGGGGCTCTCTCGACTACATGATCGTCGACCTTCCGCCGGGGACGGGCGACACGCAACTCACCCTGCTCCAGACCGTCCCGCTCGCGGGCGCCGTCGTGGTCACGACCCCGCAGGGCGTCGCCGTCGACGACGCCCGGAAGGCGCTGCGGATGTTCGGCAAACACGACACCGCCGTCCTCGGCGTCCTCGAGAACATGAGTTCGTTCACGTGTCCCGACTGCGGGTCCACCCACGACATCTTCGGTGAGGGCGGTGGCCGCGCGTTCGCCGAGGAGGCGAACATGCCCTTCCTCGGGGAGGTTCCGCTCGACCCGGCCGTCCGCGAGGGCGGCGACACCGGCGCGCCCGTCGTCCTCGACGAGGACAGCGACACCGGTGCCGCGTTCAGGCGGTTCGTCCGGCAGACCGCCGACAACGTCGGCATCGTCCACCGACGCCGGACGAGCCAGACGAATCAGGAACACCAGCAGGGATGA
- the chrA gene encoding chromate efflux transporter, whose product MTGGTATEPSEGSQYRGVPTPSKLLEITSFFLKIGLVGFGGPLVHIAMMEDELVGEDSKEWADEPVFMEGLAICNMLPGPASTQLGIFMGWVYAGVPGALTAGFFFMLPTFVVVGFSYLYFAYQTLPSLDAFFYGINPVVIGLIVGASYRMARSALGGADTDVQFTVAGDEWTVDYKLAALLVGTLGATVVLNPNPVLEFVVAGVVAVAIYRSVWIRNNRRRVTGAGLLAGVVAVVALVWNRLVGALRSGGGSTIENTAVAGVLLALWASPWVKLFAFMLYTGSFIYGGGLVLIPFIEKYVVGEFGWMTGKVFVDGIAIGQLSPGPVVMTTAFIGYELMLDTYGSTPLAVAGALVAAVGAFGPSFVFIMGFFPYFARVRENAVVRTALVGVNAAVVGAILGATVTLAQEGIVDVLTAGLAVVTFVLFVRGVDSVYLILGGGGLGVLVFSLV is encoded by the coding sequence GTGACGGGAGGAACTGCCACCGAACCGTCGGAGGGGTCACAGTACCGGGGGGTGCCGACGCCGTCGAAACTCCTCGAGATCACATCGTTCTTCCTGAAGATCGGACTCGTCGGTTTCGGTGGGCCGCTGGTCCACATCGCGATGATGGAAGACGAACTCGTCGGTGAGGACAGCAAGGAGTGGGCCGACGAGCCGGTGTTCATGGAGGGCCTCGCCATCTGCAACATGCTCCCCGGCCCGGCGTCGACCCAGCTGGGCATCTTCATGGGGTGGGTGTACGCCGGAGTCCCGGGGGCGCTCACCGCTGGTTTCTTCTTCATGCTGCCGACGTTCGTCGTCGTCGGGTTCTCGTACCTCTACTTCGCCTACCAGACGCTGCCCTCGCTCGACGCCTTCTTCTACGGCATCAACCCCGTCGTCATCGGGCTCATCGTCGGCGCATCGTATCGGATGGCTCGCAGCGCGCTCGGCGGCGCCGACACGGACGTCCAGTTCACCGTGGCGGGCGACGAGTGGACCGTCGACTACAAACTCGCCGCGCTGCTCGTCGGGACGCTCGGCGCGACGGTCGTTCTGAACCCGAATCCCGTCCTCGAATTCGTCGTCGCGGGCGTCGTCGCCGTCGCCATCTATCGGTCAGTGTGGATTCGGAACAACCGACGACGCGTCACCGGAGCGGGACTCCTCGCTGGGGTAGTGGCCGTCGTCGCGCTGGTCTGGAACCGGCTCGTCGGTGCACTCCGCAGCGGTGGGGGGTCGACCATCGAGAACACCGCCGTTGCAGGGGTTCTCCTCGCGCTCTGGGCGAGTCCGTGGGTGAAACTGTTCGCGTTCATGCTCTACACGGGGTCGTTCATCTACGGTGGCGGCCTCGTCCTCATCCCGTTCATCGAGAAGTACGTCGTCGGGGAGTTCGGGTGGATGACCGGGAAGGTGTTCGTCGACGGCATCGCCATCGGACAGCTCTCCCCCGGACCGGTCGTGATGACGACCGCGTTCATCGGGTACGAACTGATGCTCGACACGTACGGGTCGACGCCACTGGCGGTCGCGGGGGCACTCGTCGCCGCGGTCGGCGCGTTCGGACCGTCCTTCGTGTTCATCATGGGATTCTTCCCGTACTTCGCACGGGTGCGAGAGAACGCGGTCGTCAGGACGGCCCTGGTCGGTGTCAACGCGGCCGTCGTCGGCGCCATCCTCGGGGCAACGGTCACCCTCGCGCAGGAGGGCATCGTCGACGTCCTGACCGCGGGACTCGCGGTCGTGACGTTCGTCCTGTTCGTCCGCGGGGTCGACTCGGTCTACCTGATTCTGGGGGGCGGTGGACTCGGTGTCCTCGTCTTCTCCCTCGTCTAA
- a CDS encoding winged helix-turn-helix transcriptional regulator, translating into MTRTRTRIELQIRRQPGVHFNELVRSLEFAPGQIQYHVRQLVGGGEVVEEHLYGQTHYYPPVFEPWERGVLALFRRETSRDVLGYLLENGGCRPQTVADDVGIARSTLEWHLERLVERDVVTKERDERNRVTLVVTHPDRTRELLRAISPSIPDRFVDRFTRLVDSLLVE; encoded by the coding sequence ATGACGAGGACACGAACGCGGATCGAACTACAGATCAGGAGACAGCCGGGGGTACACTTCAACGAACTCGTCCGGTCGCTCGAGTTCGCGCCGGGACAGATACAGTATCACGTCCGCCAGCTGGTGGGAGGTGGGGAGGTCGTCGAAGAGCACCTGTACGGACAGACCCACTACTACCCGCCGGTGTTCGAGCCGTGGGAACGAGGCGTCCTCGCGCTCTTTCGACGGGAGACGTCGCGTGACGTCCTCGGCTACCTCCTGGAGAACGGAGGGTGTCGACCGCAGACGGTCGCGGACGACGTCGGCATCGCGCGGAGTACGCTGGAGTGGCATCTCGAACGGCTCGTCGAACGGGACGTCGTCACCAAGGAACGCGACGAGCGCAACCGCGTCACGCTCGTCGTGACGCACCCCGACAGGACCCGGGAACTCCTGCGCGCTATCTCGCCGTCGATTCCCGACCGCTTCGTCGACCGGTTCACCCGGCTCGTCGACAGCCTCCTCGTCGAATAA
- a CDS encoding DUF892 family protein, whose product MFDRELQKLYHAEVEILDLHADLAAAAASEEITAIFEGHREDTVEQVHRIERVFDVLGQDPRERGSALMEGLLAEKDEFVDEVVDDDLRDLDVIGVGSLNERIEITLLDRLLVLAADLDLPAAVAEALAENRAEAQSALDRMQSILDERRPSDGN is encoded by the coding sequence ATGTTCGACCGAGAACTCCAGAAACTGTACCACGCAGAGGTCGAAATCCTCGACCTACACGCCGACCTCGCCGCGGCCGCGGCGAGCGAGGAGATAACGGCCATCTTCGAGGGGCACCGCGAGGACACCGTCGAGCAGGTCCACCGCATCGAGCGAGTGTTCGACGTCCTCGGACAGGACCCGCGAGAACGTGGCAGTGCACTCATGGAAGGGCTCCTGGCCGAGAAAGACGAGTTCGTCGACGAGGTCGTCGATGACGACCTCCGCGACCTCGACGTCATCGGGGTCGGGAGTCTCAACGAACGCATCGAGATCACGCTGCTCGACCGGCTGCTGGTCCTCGCTGCGGACCTGGACCTCCCCGCGGCGGTCGCCGAGGCGCTCGCCGAGAACCGCGCGGAAGCGCAGTCGGCACTCGACCGGATGCAGTCGATACTCGACGAACGTCGTCCGTCGGACGGGAACTGA